In a genomic window of Thalassophryne amazonica chromosome 12, fThaAma1.1, whole genome shotgun sequence:
- the LOC117522062 gene encoding zinc finger and BTB domain-containing protein 14-like, producing the protein MSDLLRYIDYDHKATFLKMLNQQRMEGEHCDVVVVVENIEFRAHRCVLAACSNYFKKLFKKQSDEDNSIVELDFIRSDIFEEVLNYMYTARLAVRKKDINMMMSSGQILGINFLDNLCTQKRELTNMKTRENQAPGDHGMRAQDAILKELAMEEVRKNSFYEQGMDGMGPGGSHVPQPHNYNTNMSKDPHSHGWGSTSSTDMKLEYLLYGHRDHGSCQTPGTKPMDHNAKKERLLTANRPYGCEHCPKAFTTAAHLKEHLKIHSGFKPHRCVVCGKAFIRGPDLKRHERVHSNERPFACQMCEKAFKHKSHLKDHERQHRGERPFNCGSCDKAFIKASDLKRHWNTMHSGNPRRQMSLSPAASQHGQGDAPDQRDWKMETGPHSQTPETAEPTNSR; encoded by the coding sequence ATGTCCGACTTGTTGAGATATATCGACTATGACCACAAAGCCACCTTCCTGAAGATGCTCAACCAGCAGCGGATGGAAGGCGAGCACTGCGACGTGGTGGTTGTGGTCGAAAACATCGAGTTCAGGGCACACAGGTGTGTGTTGGCGGCTTGCAGCAACTACTTCAAAAAGCTCTTCAAGAAGCAGAGCGACGAGGACAACTCCATCGTGGAGCTGGACTTCATCCGTTCCGATATCTTCGAAGAGGTTCTTAACTACATGTACACGGCCAGACTCGCTGTCAGGAAGAAGGACATCAATATGATGATGTCATCTGGACAAATCCTGGGCATCAACTTCCTGGACAACCTGTGCACCCAGAAACGAGAGCTGACCAACATGAAGACCCGGGAGAACCAGGCGCCCGGGGATCATGGGATGCGAGCTCAGGATGCGATCCTGAAGGAGTTGGCGATGGAGGAGGTGAGAAAGAACAGCTTTTATGAGCAGGGTATGGACGGTATGGGTCCTGGGGGGTCGCACGTTCCCCAGCCGCACAACTACAACACCAACATGAGCAAAGACCCCCACAGTCACGGCTGGGGGTCCACCTCCTCCACCGACATGAAGCTGGAGTACCTGCTGTACGGCCACCGCGACCACGGTTCCTGCCAGACCCCGGGCACAAAACCCATGGACCACAACGCCAAAAAGGAGCGGCTGCTGACTGCCAACCGACCGTACGGCTGCGAGCACTGCCCCAAAGCTTTCACCACTGCCGCTcacctcaaggagcacctgaagATCCACTCGGGCTTTAAGCCGCACCGCTGCGTCGTGTGCGGCAAAGCCTTCATCCGGGGTCCCGACCTTAAGCGGCATGAGAGGGTTCACAGCAACGAGAGGCCCTTCGCCTGCCAAATGTGCGAAAAAGCCTTCAAGCACAAGTCGCACCTGAAAGACCACGAGCGGCAGCACCGGGGTGAGCGGCCATTCAACTGCGGCTCCTGCGACAAAGCCTTCATCAAAGCGTCCGACCTGAAGCGCCACTGGAACACGATGCACAGCGGAAACCCCCGCAGACAGATGTCACTGTCTCCCGCCGCCTCCCAGCACGGCCAGGGAGACGCCCCCGACCAGAGAGACTGGAAAATGGAGACCGGACCCCACTCGCAGACTCCGGAGACTGCTGAGCCCACAAACTCCCGGTGA